A genomic segment from Panthera tigris isolate Pti1 chromosome A1, P.tigris_Pti1_mat1.1, whole genome shotgun sequence encodes:
- the LOC102970664 gene encoding UDP-glucuronosyltransferase 3A1-like, producing MLHQRGNSFISDFKEKEISYQVIPWLPPEDYNKGLKNNFDFFIEEALGGRYTFGKFLKLMEQVGLQCSHFLRRSDIMDSLKNENFDLVIVENFDYCPFLVAEKLRKPFVSILSSSFGAMDFGLPNPLSYVPVLHSLLTDHMDFWGRVKNFLMFFDFTMKQRQIQSAYDNTIKEHFPEGSRPVLSHLLKKAELWFVNSDFALEFARPLLPNTVYVGGLMARPVTPVPQEFENFIAKFGDSGFVLVALGSMVSTFQSQELLREMNSAFAHLSQGVIWKYKPSHWPKDVKLAANVKIVDWLPQNDLLAHPRIRLFVTHGGMNSIMEAIQHGVPMVGIPLFGDQTENLVRVEAKKFGVSIPLKQIKEETLAVKMKQVIEDKRYKSAAVAASIIRHSHPLTPAQRLVGWINHILQTGGAAHLKAHALQQPWHEQYLLDVFLFLLVVTLGTLWLCGKLLGMVARWLCGARKLKKA from the exons ATTTTAAAGAGAAGGAGATATCATACCAAGTTATCCCTTGGCTTCCACCTGAAGACTATAACAAAGGATTGaagaataattttgatttttttatcgAAGAAGCTTTGGGTGGCAG atacacatttggaaaattcttaaaattaatggAACAAGTAGGGCTTCAGTGCAGCCATTTTCTAAGGAGAAGTGATATCATGGATTCCTTAAAGAATGAGAACTTTGACCTAGTGATAGTTGAAAATTTTGACTACTGTCCTTTCCTGGTTGCTGAAAAGCTTAGAAAACCATTTGTGtccattctctcttcctcatttggTGCTATGGATTTTGGACTACCAAACCCTCTGTCTTATGTGCCAGTATTGCATTCTTTGCTAACAGACCACATGGACTTCTGGGGCCGAGTGAAGAATTTTCTGATGTTCTTTGATTTCACCATGAAGCAAAGACAAATCCAGTCTGCATATGACAATACCATCAAGGAACATTTCCCGGAAGGCTCTAGGCCAGTTTTGTCTCATCTTCTGAAGAAAGCAGAGCTGTGGTTTGTTAACTCTGACTTTGCCCTTGAATTTGCTAGGCCCCTGCTTCCCAACACTGTGTATGTTGGAGGTTTAATGGCCAGACCTGTAACACCAGTACCACAA GAATTTGAGAATTTCATTGCTAAGTTTGGAGACTCTGGTTTTGTCCTTGTGGCCCTGGGCTCCATGGTGAGCACCTTTCAATCCCAGGAACTTCTCAGGGAGATGAACAGTGCCTTTGCTCATCTCTCTCAAGGAGTCATATGGAAGTATAAGCCATCTCACTGGCCCAAAGACGTCAAATTGGCAGCAAATGTGAAAATCGTGGACTGGCTTCCTCAGAATGACCTCCTGG CGCACCCACGCATCCGTCTTTTTGTTACCCATGGTGGAATGAATAGCATCATGGAGGCCATCCAACATGGCGTGCCCATGGTGGGGATTCCCCTGTTTGGAGACCAGACAGAAAACCTGGTCCGAGTAGAAGCCAAAAAGTTTGGTGTCTCTATCCCATTAAAGCAGATAAAGGAAGAGACCTTGGCTGTGAAGATGAAACAAGTCATAGAAGACAAGAG GTATAAGTCAGCAGCGGTGGCCGCCAGCATCATCAGGCACTCCCACCCCCTGACCCCTGCCCAGAGGCTGGTGGGCTGGATCAATCACATCCTCCAGACAGGGGGTGCGGCCCACCTCAAGGCCCATGCCCTGCAGCAGCCGTGGCATGAGCAGTACCTGCTGGACGTCTTCTTGTTCCTGCTGGTGGTCACCCTGGGCACGCTGTGGCTCTGCGGGAAGCTGCTGGGCATGGTGGCCAGGTGGCTGTGTGGGGCCAGGAAGCTGAAGAAGGCCTGA